CCTTCACCGGCAATTAACCGGTaagtatgttttaaatatagatCAAAAACAGGTTGTGTGTTTCTTATTTTGGCAGTACGTTTATTTCTGTTTAGACATGTCAAAACACAAGCTAACCAactggagaactgcagaaaatagttgagtctcggggtcagaaaaccttaaaaaaaatcagcacgtgttgtttgggaggatttcaagaaaaattctcctcgctcatccaaaaacaaactccagcatattcagttatcagacacgactggaacttcaaatggtcggcttctatggtcagatcaaactaaacaatcagctttttagcagcaaacactcaagatgggtttaaaaagtaccccatgtgtacaatgaaatatactgctgtattttgatgttgtgggcctatatttctgctggaggtcctggacatcttgtttagacgcatggcatcatggattcagataaaaaatcaataagtgactgactctgtaagaaatcttataatgagccatgtttggatcttcaaccgtacaataatccaaacacaaacctcaaaaacaacacaaaaatgggtcactgagcacaaaaccaagcttctgctggtcattccagtcctctgacctgaaccctgtagaacatgagtgacctgaagagaagaagctgtgaatctaaagggtctggagtgattctggatgaaggaatggtctctgatctcttgtcaggtgtctctaacctcatcaggcattataggagaacatttagagctgttaaactgatggaggtttcaaaaagtattgaataaaagggtgccgttaattgtggccaatgtgtattagagaaaaacatttatttcataatgatatttccccccattttaaattattattatccaatgaaaggttagatgtttgtgaattttttttaaataaaagatcaaaaggattaacaatgcagattaatttcacagccttctttgatcagatttaccaagggtgccaatatttttggccatgactgtttataaatacagaaaaaggGCAACTGGGGaagtttatattaaattacagaaattcaAAGCATTCttccttttaatttattttggataCACTCAGGAGCACACAGCAACAAACACAAATCACCAGAGAAAAATCCTGAATTCAGAATTGATCATATTTATACAAATACGTTTTGAAGACTGCTTAAAGAGTAAAactgattcatatttaaatctcTTAAGGTAAgatgtaataaatattacatgaaatatattaaaaattgttgctgctcccattaagctcagtgtgctctctttaagctcttctaCACTGAACgtctgtaaatacttcataaacagactttacatattaactgatggttgtcactttaagttaagttaattgattttctatggattctgtcgactCAGATCTGCAGACCGGCTCTTATCTTTGgaaactagcatcaacttctccagactgtgaATCTGTGGAAAagcgtgtagtgtattccagccttaagagactatagataaatTAACAAGCATTTAAtaagaggtttcataatgaggctagtttctgtgttcatccccatgaatgaaatgttttattggtttgttttatttgatttttgaatgtgttatttAGCCAAACGTGGACTAGTCTAGATGTTGAtatgtgcttaaatgacactttatgaatatataactgatcaaattgaatgccttgttgcttgattttagtgttctgtaataataataacaaaacaaatatatatatatatatatatatatatatatatatatatatatatattattatttttttttaatgataattattcTTTGAAAACCAGGTTTTGCGTTCTTTCTCCTTGTGTAGAGAGTTAAGTTTGGAGTTCAGGTTTTGCACCTCTAtggaaaatgattaattaagtgATCGTGTAGTTCAGATCTACCACATAATCAGCCCTTTTCTGTTCTCCTCAGAGCCAAACCACTGATTTTACTGTCGTGCATCGTCTGTGCCAGTGAGTATTTTATGTCTGCAGTGCTTTTAatgtcagtgttttttgttttatggaaAACAGAtctgtttttaaagaaacaaattcTGTTGTTTATATCCTCAGGTTCTGCTCCTCTACAGCAGACGTTCAGAAATTGCCGATGTTCTCTGCCTTGCGATGGAGCACCTGAGCTAAAGAAACATGAGAGCGTTCGTGTTCTTGTGCAACTTCCTTCAGAAGAAGATGAACAAATACATAACGTCTCCAGTTTGTATGTTGGAGGAAACTGTTCGGTGCTAGGGTGTTTACAGAGGGACACACTTTACTCGCTGAAAATATACGCCGATGACAATGATCCTGTGCCTAAAATACTCCTTAACAAGAATGTACTGCCTGGTAAGGACACAATCTAACCCATGCTTAAAGAACTAGTTCCCCAAAACAGTTTGTGTGCTAATGTTTTCTTCTGAAAAACATGaaggtgtgtatatatatatatatatatatatatatatatatatatactgaatgaGTTATTGATTGGTTCATGGTCTCTAATCTTCCACAGACTGTGGTCCAGAAGGCATATCAGTCAAAAGTAAGTAAACAAAGGCTAAACACCCcatcattttatattaataaaaaaaaaaaaaaaaaaaaaaaaagtcatttacgttacattacatttaaatttagtcatttagcagccgcttttatccaaatgaggacaatagaagcaatcaaaaccaacaaaagagcaaaaaaGTCTCCTAAGTTAGCCtaatgcagtacacgtagcaaggtttaaagaaaacgagtagatagaaaatagaaaaaagaaagctagtgttagtttttcaagaaaagctagcagttagagaataattatgcaattgatagagggtcaagtgtgtgttttaaaaaaaaaaacaaaaaaaactttacattaacatttaactacgtttacatgcacaCTCATAATGCAGTTATAATGAGATTTAAGCAATAATGCAATTAAACTTTACCTGATGTAAACACAATACTTCGATCAAATTTATGTGATTTAAATTCATAATCATAGCAgcaataattgtaataaaatgtgtGTTGGTGTATGCTGATGTTACTCACAATAAACACTAATCTAAATGCTTTATTGGCATTAAAAGGGCACATATTAGGTTTGCTGAAGAAACTAATTTCATGTTGACAACATTGGGTGTACACAGTAACGCATCTACTGAAATGATCAGTCAATGTTAGTGTTACATTTGGAATTCATGCAAATTCTGGTTCTTTTCCAGATCCAAACGGCTCTGATGGGAATCTCTGTAACAAGCTCCTAAACCTGCTGGTCTTTTGCTATTGGATCGTCTTCCACCTCGAGGGACCAAGATAATGGCACATATACACGGCAGCTACTCCTGTGCCAAAGGAATGCTGTCATTTACCATGTCTTCATGCACATACAGCATTACAACACCTGTCATCTCAGACTTTACATTACAGAGCAAtggactttctcagaccacaagGCCTTTATGATCAAATATGCTTTAAAGGGACCATTGTTCTTGCTAGGCCAGTctgctttaaaatgtatgtttttatatcaaagTTCCTATTTTCATATATTACTCTGCATTTGACCACTGCCACTTTATAtgtgcttttcttttcttgcCTTATACAACACATGCAGCATTACAAAACCTGAAACAAGCACTTCGGCCCAACACTATATGACCAAATGTGCCTTAAATAGACCATTATTCTTCCTCCCTATATACTCGATTTGACTTTATCCGTTATAcacagtttttgtatttttttttatttaaatttgtaccACAGTTGATCTGttaaatttattaatgtaaaaggtatttatattaaatatttatatattttaatgttgtcTTCACAAATTCTTTTGTTCGCTATTTTTTTCACtaagaaaatacagaagaagctgtaaattataataatgcaaCACTTTTACTGGAAAATTATTAGCATTATAAATTTGTTTACAGTTCAACACTATTATACAgatatttatttactgatttaattttttattatcattagaatggtaattattattattatttgatggaaaataaataaatacagttagATTAGATATTTGACCTGCCTGTTGTTAATGAAATAGTGCACATACAGCCGTGTAAGGGAAACAGGTCagtttagctcaaagggaatcatttatgatttaatagGGAATTTggtcagaatcactgttttacgGCTGATAattgagtcggcagcgattcactgtacaacatcaactctgcaatggatattaaaatcctaaatatagtgaaaacactattaaatagcacagtaacaagatcgccagtttaagacattaacttgtaagcacaaaacacaagatacttctcttttcaatataaataagactttattggatAAATCGAAGACATGTAACCTAATctaacaaataaacacacacaccgaAAGTGAGGAAAGAATGAGTTTAGAAGAGTGAAAATATGAAATCCCGAGTTTATAGCAGTATATGccattgcatagacctgaacaaccatcggTCGTTTAATTAACCCTTGCATCGAGTTCCTCAATGaggttaaaatttatattaaatgcatcaGTTCAGCCAGAATCTGGAGGTACTTGCATTGCTTGTGTGTCCTTGCAGAAAGGGGGGGTTTCCCAAggttgctgattggctggaagttcagtggTGGAtcgaagtgatgtcttgggctTTGGCTGACTAATGGTGTGGAGTCAGtggctggttgaagttttgaagCGGGCGCAGTCAGAGTTGGACTTTTCAGCAAAACTTAACACAGAACGCGAAActctcaacggaaagaaaagaaactgaagtaaaataataaaagtatatgtaacttatatagttttattgtacattacacaaaaaacaatcattttattcatttcaacaaCTTTACCGACGCTGCATATCTTTAGTCTTTGGCTGTGTCCATTGCATCTGCATTAACAGaaagtggtttctggaagtattcctgggcccatttagtaatgtcaatgacagaatcatgtcGATGAGTGATGctgtgtcgtctgagggcccgaagaccatgggcatccaacaaaagtcttcggccttgtcccttacacacagagatttctccagtttctctgaatcttttgatgatgttatgcactgtagatgatgatatttgcaaagcctttgcaatttgatgttgaggaacgttgtttttaaagtattccacaatctttttacacactctttcacagattggagagcctctgcccatctttacctctgagagactctgcctctctaagacatcccttttatagctaatcatgttacagacctgatgacaattaacttaattagttgccagatgttctcccagctgaatcttttcaaaatttcttgctatttcagccctttgttgctcCCGtgccaactattttgagacctgtagcaggcaggagaagtgtaaaatttctcagtttaaacattttttatgttctctatgttctattgtaaataaaatattggctcatgtgatttgaaagtcttttagttttcattttattcaaatttaaaaaacgttccaaaatttccggaatttgggttgcaGTTTCACACCCTGTGCACACATGAAGTTACATTAAAGCTTTTGTAGATACATCcaataatacatacattttatattacgAATAATTATAGCATTGCACATGAAACAGTGTAGCTTAATAACCCACAGCTGCAAGAAAACAAAGCTCTTCAAATTATGTAGAAGTTGCGAAAGCTTTAGTTAACAAAGGAAATGGAAACACTTTGTGGTTGAAGTGTCTGTTCTTTGTGTTGAGACCTGAAGTTTGATCTGCATCTTTACGAATGATGGACACAATGGAGAAGGTcatgttcttttgtgttttttcataCAAAATTATTCAGATCACTTCCAGCGGTAAATTTATCCTACTTTGCGATACCACACCATTAACCTTTTTAACCTTAAATATAGTAGATGTTTTTATCTAAATCATTTCAAAGAATCAGTTTTTGATGTTTTGCAGATGTTTCAGAACATGATGTGAGTATTTTACGAGTCCAGCTGAATGAAAGCATCACTCTGAACTGCAGCATGACCGACAGATACGAAATCTCCTGGTATCACCAGAATCCTGAATCTGGACGACTAACACTACTGATGTCTGCCAAGACCAGCAGTGTAGCGGGAAGAAAACTGCTAGTTAGGTACATTCAAAACCAGAGTCGTCTGACAGTTAAAGCAGATGTGGGGATCAACACAGTCTCGCTGGTTATTTCTGGACTAATGGAGTCAGATTCAGGTCTTTATTTCTGTGGAACAAAATCATTGGAAATGCAGTTTGACAAACCCATCAGACTACAAATTGAAGGTTAGTACTGCTGACTTCTCAATGTCTCTCAAATCTTCATAATGATTTCAATGAGGAGATTTTTTAGTAAATTATTTTTCcgttgctcaacttattttattcatcACTAGTACTACACtcacaaaaatgaaagtttccagaaagagtgtttttttttttctcacagcaATGGCATAGAACTATTTttgtttccacaaagaacctttcagtgcacagattttgaaagaagttttgTTTTCTTAGTGTGATGAACATTTTAATCATGTATAGAACcattttttccactataaagaaccttttgtggattGGAAAGATTCTTGGGAATCATAAGGCGGTGTTTGTGCTCCAGATATTCCTAAAatcctgttgttgttgttgaggaGTTTGCTGCTATAATAATATTGCAACTCTTTGTGTTTGAGTAAgtgattatatatttaaaatattttcagacaAGCTGACAGACAGAGAAGACAAAGTTAATTCTGTCACAGAACCTCCAGAGGATGTTGATATCACAGGTGAGAGCGGAAATCATTCTCATGCAGGCATCTCTAGCTCTAAAATCAGTATTAATTCTTCAGTCAAGTGCATTAGTGTAAGTTAGTGTCAAGTTCATTGTTCCGACTGaataatcttaaaaataaaagatccaGAAGAGTGTTTTTGCAAAGATAACCCAACCAACCCCccccaactttttttttttttttaatttcccaCGGAACAGTGAACAATTTTTAAAGGTgtcatagaatgcattgatacaatattttaaattgttctctgatatctacatagatggtatgtggcttaggtaagggcaaaaattctccagaaacggttttacaagTGCATTTACATCTCTAGAATGAaacggtctgttattggcttatttggaagggtcattaataataatgttgagctctgctctgattggctgtttctcagtgcggctcatttcaataactcacagcaggaaggaaacacagggaggaaaatatatatttctatactttctctcgcagttatatcgtcgggtaattatactgtatataagatgtgggcatcagggagccgctattaatatgtgaggcactgaaactgctttcaaatggacTAGTGCTTTTTACTTTCGCTTTGGAGCTTCGCGATCACACGATCTCTGTTGATACTATGGAgcagcagtacttaccacacatttcacaagatcagatgcttgtcagtggtgctcaggatctgtaaatcattcgccatcatcctcagtcatctctccttactctgtttatgtggtaagtgaaatcttatgtactgtaatgtaacaggccactactagcaaggagctaaccatgtccctttagtggctcgcgttattttattagaatgcaTTATTTGCTTTCTGTGcttttctgaatacagacaccaacccatccctgcacttcacatcccctgcacagcctggaacataacatttatttccatgatctgccattttcagtgttgtcctcgcttgtttcttcacaatacctgcagaacttctgatggttcggctggcggctggcctagaacacgGGCGGGTATacgttatgcaaatgttgggggcgtaactattagtgatcccgactattacatcacagtcggtgttatgttctgattcgcctatttttcagtggtcttttgcattcacgagatttacataagaaggagaaaacaatggtgtttgaggctcaagCTATGttatttccatgtacagaactcttattattcaactatgccaaggtaaatacagtattccattctatggcacctttaaaggtGATGCATATATTTACTTCTCTTGTCTTTACTAAGGCATAAAATAGGCTACCATAATGCATTTGCAGATATTTGGAAGCATGTTAAGTTCGCACTTGTttctcaaaacaaacaaaacaaataaaaacaattacagcCAGATAATCTACTTTGAAATATGAGTTCCATGtcggaatgtctgtttttgttttggtctgtgtgaCTCTGCCCACTTATAGTTTAGGCTACTATTTGTATTTCTATATGTGTATTTCTACAGCCCATTGCCAGTTGGCAGTAAACATATGTGATTAGATCTCTGCCCCAACTCCGCATGTGAAAGATCATATTTCGAGTGCACAAAAGTGCATTCTGTGgagaaaatgtttgaaaatgttcgCCAAAGAAGAAAGTATTTCAAGCTCAcgaaaatgtattttgcatttaaaatatgtttatggATGTGTGCAGACCTTATCTTTTGCGTGTGCACAGTTTCACTAGCTTGCTCCCCTGATGCCCGCCTTCAGTGCTCTCTGCTTGCTCAACACAACCCAGCGTTACAATATGCCATaattccagccaatcagagacaAGGCTCCTAAATACTGACTGGCTGCCTTGACAACCAATCACAACATTCCCTGAATTACTGACTAAAGCGGAAGAGTAAAAATACAGTGCATGCATACTTATtatgcaagttgatattctgatcaaattttttttccaagcacattttaccaattccaaacgaCATCAATCgtaataactattattaatcTTGAATAACTGAAATGCAATTGTTcatgaaggctggaagtgaaaaacacTTTATATGCAGGTatgcataattatttaaaagaagatatttattttattacttataaagataagaaccttttttttttttttttttacagcactttTATAATCTAAAGAAACCTTTTCCGCTATAAAGAACCCTTTCTGGGGTTGTTTAGTTGCCAAGCAACATATATTACAGATTTTTACAATGGCTTCAAACTCAGTATAAATCAGGATTAGTGTATCAACtatgattattttgaaaatgttgtttgattaattCTCTCTCTGTATAGATGAGGTGACTCTGACGGAGCGAGTGCTGATGTTCGGTGGTGTTGGTCtggctgtgtttgtgttttttctggCTACAGTCGTCGCAGGAGGAATCATTCACTATCACGGTTGGCAGAAAGGATGGGCCGCAGCTAAACGTTCATCTCTGATTCATCACAAATCAgttaaatgacacatttgtgtgCTTTATTTTCCCCTCTATCCCAATAATCAGCATTGCTGTAGGTTACAACCGATGGTGGCTCATTAATGTGGTTCAGATGTGGTTCTGTTGGCCAGATCTCACTTAGACTTCTGTTGTGGCATTATTATAAACTGAATTCATGAGGAAATATACATGCTATCTGTTTTATGGCACATAAagcttgattaaataaaaaatgttttcaatgttAAATGTGCTGTTAAGAGTTCTGATCAAACAAACTGCACTAAAACTAAGAaattatgtgtgtttgtgcattttcTGGCAGAAAACCTGATCATTAGCAATGCTAAACCTTTTCAAACACCACTGTATGTGTTCAATGATGTCAGATCTGTTCTCACAgtttcagaaaaacaaaaaaaatgtgtcgCACAATGAACAATCATGATGTCCTGACTGACTGCAATAAGATCAATATATTTACAGCTAAACTGTAACATGTTTAGAGATGTTTTGTATGTCCATTTATGCTACATTTGCATTTGCTAATTTACACAAAATCATGAAACGACCAACAGATGGTCATGATGCATTACTGCAGCGACCCCGTATATTATATCCATATATTATAAGCTAAATCTGTGCAGTAATGCAaacatcaaataataataaaagtattggCATAAAAGTTTATAATCTGGATGTAAACACTTACAACAACTGTGATCAAAATGAGTAAATGACACGTGAAACTAATGTTACGCTTCAAATAAAGATTGTATCTCTATTATGTGTATCTATCTCTAAAAAAGCTGCTTTTAGACTaaagagaaagttttgagttctgaaatttagaaaatgtttttatagtacaatgatcTCTTAAATGTCAAAAGGTCAAgtgaattttggtttctcagtttatgacccctttaattgtTTGTTGAATTGCGATCAAATAAACAGCAGTAAAACCAAGAAATCAcatgtgtttttgcattttctgtCAGAAAACCTGATCATTAGCAATGCTAAACCTCTTCAAGTTTATTATCTggatataaacacacatatattatggcAACTCCGATCAAAATGAGTAAATGACATgaaacttcaaaaaaaaaaaaaaacaaaacaaaacaaatctagATTATAAATTGAGTTTAAAGAACAGCTAATAGGCCTTCATCTGGCGTCTAACTTGCACTGTTAGCACTATTAGCCGATTAAAATGTACAGTCTTACAGACTAGGATGTAAAATGTATAACCTTGTAGTATTTGGgacaataataatgcattttaatgaaggattctaaaactataactggagacagatttattttttataaacaacAGTAACAGGTACCGATTAGGCCTATTGTGCTTTTCAAGGCACTTTGTGACTTTTCTTACTTCATACacaaaaaaagagcaaaactttgacaaaatTTAACTTCttgatgatttgatattttataatagtgattttataaattcaaattagaaaacaaaaaagtgGAAATGAATGACTAATAAGCCAATAAGTGctcctctgctgccatctactggttaTAGTGATAATTTGGTGTCTTCGTTCAGCACAAGGTATATTTTGGTTTAAAGGGGATCATTTTAGAGCTTTAAAGTGCTGGAAATAGTTGTGTGAAATGCTTGAAAGTCATTGAAGAATGCTTTAATTGTTTCTCTCAAAAGCCTGTACAATCCCTGAAGTTAataatgtcaagtcaagtcacttttaCAAACCTgatttcaaaaaagttgggacactgtacaaattgtgaataaaaaaggaatgcaataatttacaaatctcataaacttatattttattcacaatagaatatagataacatatcaaatgttgaaagtgagacattttgaaatgtcatgccaaatattggctcattttggatttcatgagagctacacattccaaaaaagttgggacaggtagcagtaagaggccggaaaagttaaatgtacatataaggaacagctggaggaccaatttgcaacttattaggtcaactGGCAaaatgattgggtataaaaagagcctctcagagtggcagtgtctctcagaagtcaagatgggaagaggatcaccaattcccccaatgctgcggcgaaaaatagtggagcaatatcagaaaggagtttttCAGAGAataattgcaaagagtttgaagttatcatcatctacagtgcataatatcatccaaagattcagagaatctggaacaatctctgtgcgtaagggtcaaggccggaaaaccatactggatgcccgtgatcttcgggtCCTTAGacagcactgcatcacatacaggaatgctactgtaatggaaatcacaacatgggctcaggaatacttccagaaaacattgtcggtgaacacaatccaccgtgccattcgccgttgccggctaaaactctataggtcaaaaaagaagccatatccagacatgatccagaagcgcaggcgttttctctgggccaaggctcatttaaaatggaccgtggcaaagtggaaaactgttctgtggtcagacgaatcaaaatttgaagttctttttggaaaactgggacgccatgtcatccggactaaagaggacaaggacaacccaagttgttatcagcgctcagttcagaagcctgcatctctgatggtttggggttgcatgagtgcgtgtggcatgggcagcttacacatctggaaaggcaccatcaatgctgaaaggtatatccaagttctagaacaacatatgctcccatccagacgtcgtctctttcagggaagaccttgcattttccaacatgacaatgccagaccacatactgcatcgattacaacatcatggctgcgtagaagaaggatccggggacttaaatggccagcctgcagtccagatctttcacccatagcaaacatttggcgcatcgtaaagaggaagatgcgacaaagaagacctaagacagttgagcaactagaagcctgtattagacaagaatgggacaacattcctattcctaaacttgagcagcttgtctcctcagtccccagacgtttgcagactgttataaaaagaagaggggatgccacacagtggtaaacatggccttgtcccaacttttttgagatgtgttgatgccatgaaatttaaaatcaacttatttttcccttaaaatgatacattttctcagtttaaacatttgatatgtcatctatgttgtattctgagtaaaatattgaaatttgaaacttccacctcattgcattctgtttttattcacaatttgtacagtgtccagACTTTTTTGGAATTGggtttgtatttatatagcgcttttaacaatacagaaaaataaaaactgcacTGTGCAGTAAGCAATCATTAATGTGTCACCAGATCAACATGAATGGTTTCAGAGGAATCCTGTTCCTGTTTGctgatttttgtaaaataactcctgtttttgcttttcaaataaaagaGTGGTTTCATGTTGCAGGCTcattaattgttaataaatagttgataataaataatcaaataatattgggcttgtttttgCAGCTGCGGTTGCTTATTTTTCTCGCGAGACTTGGCAGCAGTGGTTTGCTTGTGCTACGTTCTATTATTGGACTGTTTTTTCATTTGCTATTTAATGTTTCTCTTGTGCACCAGAAATGGCAAAGCTTATGAGCTGGACAGCGTGGTGCATCAGTGCGAACGCTCACAAAA
This portion of the Onychostoma macrolepis isolate SWU-2019 chromosome 19, ASM1243209v1, whole genome shotgun sequence genome encodes:
- the LOC131525936 gene encoding uncharacterized protein LOC131525936, giving the protein MMDTMEKVMFFCVFSYKIIQITSSDVSEHDVSILRVQLNESITLNCSMTDRYEISWYHQNPESGRLTLLMSAKTSSVAGRKLLVRYIQNQSRLTVKADVGINTVSLVISGLMESDSGLYFCGTKSLEMQFDKPIRLQIEDKLTDREDKVNSVTEPPEDVDITDEVTLTERVLMFGGVGLAVFVFFLATVVAGGIIHYHGWQKGWAAAKRSSLIHHKSVK